From a single Salmo salar chromosome ssa22, Ssal_v3.1, whole genome shotgun sequence genomic region:
- the LOC106582678 gene encoding vesicular inhibitory amino acid transporter: protein MAHLIRSKFQNKLSNAATSVSNKSTAKVSGMMARMGFQAATDEEGLGFAACDDLDYDHRQGLQMDIMKSDEMGGGDIGEGSGEGGMGGGEDGMAAGDSHYQRDGTGPPLSASKASGLGEEEKSPKITAWEAGWNVTNAIQGMFVLGLPYAILHGGYLGLFLIIFAAVVCCYTGKILIACLYEEDEDGQLVRVRDSYVDIANACCQPRFPSLGGHIVNVAQIIELVMTCILYVVVSGNLMYNSFPTLPVSQKSWAIMATAALLPCAFLKNLKSVSKFSLLCTIAHFVINILVIAYCLSRARDWAWDKVKFYIDVKKFPISIGIIVFSYTSQIFLPSLEGNMVKPSEFHCMMNWTHIAACVLKGLFALLAYLTWADATKEVITDNLPSTIRAVVNLFLVAKALLSYPLPFFAAVEVLEKSFFCERERTWFPDCYGGDGRLKAWGLTLRCTLVVFTLLMAIYVPHFALLMGLTGSLTGAGLCFLLPSLFHLKLLWRKLLWHHVFFDVAIFVIGGICAISGFIHSMEGLVEAYKYGIED, encoded by the exons ATGGCACATTTAATCCGAAGCAAGTTTCAAAATAAACTGTCAAATGCGGCCACCTCCGTGTCGAATAAATCCACGGCGAAGGTGAGCGGCATGATGGCCAGGATGGGCTTCCAGGCCGCCACAGACGAGGAGGGACTGGGCTTCGCCGCATGCGATGATTTGGATTACGACCACCGGCAAGGACTGCAGATGGACATCATGAAATCGGATGAAATGGGTGGTGGTGACATTGGAGAGGGGAGCGGAGAGGGTGGGATGGGTGGAGGAGAAGACGGAATGGCGGCTGGGGACAGCCACTACCAGAGAGACGGCACCGGCCCTCCGCTCTCAGCTTCTAAAGCCTCAGGTctgggagaagaagaaaaatcACCGAAAATCACCGCGTGGGAAGCTGGCTGGAATGTCACGAATGCAATCCAG GGGATGTTCGTTCTGGGTTTACCATACGCCATTCTCCACGGGGGATACCTCGGACTGTTTCTCATTATTTTCGCCGCCGTGGTGTGTTGCTACACGGGGAAAATCCTCATCGCCTGCCTGTACGAGGAGGACGAAGACGGCCAACTGGTGCGTGTAAGGGACTCATACGTGGACATTGCAAACGCCTGTTGTCAACCGAGGTTTCCATCTTTAGGTGGCCATATCGTGAATGTAGCCCAGATCATCGAGCTGGTGATGACGTGCATCCTGTACGTGGTTGTGAGCGGAAACCTGATGTACAACAGCTTTCCCACTCTCCCCGTCTCACAGAAGTCCTGGGCCATCATGGCCACCGCCGCCTTGTTGCCCTGCGCCTTCCTTAAGAACCTCAAGTCCGTGTCAAAGTTCAGTTTGCTGTGCACTATCGCGCACTTCGTCATCAACATCCTGGTAATTGCCTACTGCCTCTCTAGAGCGCGCGACTGGGCCTGGGACAAAGTCAAATTCTACATCGATGTGAAGAAGTTCCCCATTTCTATTGGAATCATCGTGTTCAGTTACACGTCTCAGATTTTCCTTCCGTCACTCGAGGGGAACATGGTGAAGCCCAGCGAGTTCCACTGTATGATGAACTGGACCCACATCGCTGCATGCGTCCTCAAAGGCCTGTTCGCCCTTCTGGCCTACCTGACCTGGGCGGATGCCACCAAGGAGGTCATCACCGACAACCTGCCGTCAACCATCAGGGCTGTTGTGAACCTTTTCTTAGTGGCCAAAGCTTTACTGTCATACCCATTGCCATTCTTCGCTGCGGTTGAAGTATTGGAGAAATCCTTTTTCTGTGAACGAGAACGCACATGGTTCCCAGATTGCTATGGAGGCGATGGAAGACTGAAAGCGTGGGGCCTCACTCTCAGATGCACCCTTGTGGTGTTCACGTTGCTCATGGCCATTTATGTACCGCATTTTGCTCTTCTCATGGGTCTGACCGGAAGCCTGACAGGCGCGGGTCTTTGCTTTCTGCTCCCCAGCCTCTTCCACCTCAAGCTGCTATGGAGAAAGCTGCTATGGCACCACGTGTTCTTTGATGTCGCCATATTTGTAATAGGAGGCATATGCGCCATCTCTGGTTTCATCCACTCAATGGAGGGACTAGTAGAAGCTTACAAGTATGGCATAGAAGACTAG